Below is a genomic region from Raphanus sativus cultivar WK10039 chromosome 4, ASM80110v3, whole genome shotgun sequence.
CCTTATCCTCTGTCTCCCACTTAGAGTATCTGTCTACTTTAGCAAGAAACCAACTCACTGAAGATCAAACTTGCTATTGAGTAAAGAAACATGATCAGCTGCTCTCTCTTGTTGGTTTTATTCAAGCTGCTTTATTCTGCAGTTCTCACTGCTTCAAGCCCTTGTAAAAGTCACTGTGGAGGTGTAGAGATCCCATACCCTTTTGGGATAGGAGAAGGTTGCTACCTGGAGAAGTCTTACGAAATCGAATGTACTAACAAGAATTCTTCAGGAAAGCTGGTCCCTTTCCTCTCTGCCGTTGGCAAAGAAGTTGTGAATATTTCTCTTCCAGCTGCAGATAATTACTTTACTTCTGAATCAGGTGGGTTAGTTTATTCTCTATCATATGGATCTGTTCGTGTCAAAACCATGATAACATCTACAGAATGTCTCAACCGTGGAAAAGAGTCTACAGAATCAATAATGAACTTCACTGGTAGCCCTTTTTTCATTGACGACACAAACAATCTCATAGCGGTTGGTTGCAACGCCAAAGTGTCACTCACACATATAAAGCCCAATATGGTCGGATGCGAGTTGGTTTGCAATACGAGCAAAGACCAGCCAAGCAACAACATTCCTTTTCTCGACAAATCAGGATGCGCTAGCGAAAAACTGTCATACACAACATACCAGGAGGACTGTACTGGAAACAAACCAGAAGCAACTGCATGCGATGGAAACGGATGTTGTCAGGTTAATTAGGCTTCCTAACAACGACCCTCAACAAGCTATTGGTATCAGAATAGAGAGCAATGATATAAACTCAACAGCAGCAAGAGAAGAACATTGTAGAGTAGCCTTCATTGCAGATGAAGTCTACAACTTTGTCAAATGCGACAAAACCACGACAGTTATTTGGTAAATATGCTACGTTCACTCTAAGGTGGGTGATCCAGACGAAGAATCATTCTTTCATGAGCTCTTTGCCCTGCAACAACACAAAACATTATCGCCATTCTAGTTACTTGGTTGGGCCTGAAAGGAAGTGTATCTGCGACCAAAGCACCATTTCTGAGATTACTTATGCACATTGTGCTTGCAAAAAGGGTTTTACAGGTAACGCATACATCTCAGGCGGATGCCAAGGTCAGTATATGTTTCTtccttgtgtgtgtgtgtgcaagCGCATCATTTCGAGTGCTACAAATCATctctatataaatttttaaaagtttcatGATATTTGAAATCCAGACGTTAATGAATGCAAAGTCATCCCCTACGCATGTGGAGAAAGGAACAGTTGTGTTAATACTCAAGGAGACTATCACTGTGTGGCcgacaagaaaaaaacaatactcATAGGTAAAATCACTGAACTTTTAAATCCTTGATAAGAAAGTACGATCAACCTATAATATTCTTGTTGCGGTTTGCAGGGGTCGGCTCAGGTTTTGGTGTCTTAGTTCTAGTTGGTGGAGTTTGGTGGCTGAGAAATTTATAATAAAGAGAAGGATaacaaaaaggaagaagaagttCTTTAAACGTAATGGAGGACTACTCTTGCAACAAGAACTAAACACAGAAGAAGGCAATGTCGAAAAGACTAGAATCTTCAGCTCAAGAGAGTTAGAGAAAGCCACCGAAAATTTCAGCCAAAACAGAGTTCTTGGACATGGAGGTCAAGGCACTGTGTACAAAGGTATGCTCTTAGATGGTAGAACCGTGGCAGTCAAGAAATCAATAGTTATAGATGAAGACAAACTACAAGAGTTCATCAACGAGGTTGTGATTCTCTCCCAGATCAACCATAGACACATAGTCAAACTCTTGGGATGTTGTCTTGAGACAGAAATTCCTATGCTGGTTTACGAGTTCATCATAAACGGAAACCTCTTCCAGCATATCCATGAAGAGTCTGAGGGTTACACTATGGTGTGGGGAATGCGCCTACGGATTGCTGTGGACGTCGCATGAGCTCTCTCTTATCTTCATTCTTCAGCAAGTTCTCCAATCTATCATAGAGATATCAAGTCATCAAACATACTACTAGACGAGAAGTACCGAGCCAAGGTGGCTGATTTTGGAACATCAAGGTCAGTAACCATAGATCAAACTCACTGGACAACGGTTGTTTCAGGTACTGTTGGGTATGTTGATCCAGAGTATTACCGGTCCAGCCAATATACAGAAAAGAGTGATGTTTATAGCTTTGGAGTTGTCCTAGCTGAACTTATTACTGGAGATAAGCCTGTCATAACAGTAGAAAACACTCGAGAAATAATAAGCTTGGCAGAGCATTTCAGGCTCGCCATGAAAGAGAAGAGATTCTCTGATATTATTGATGCTAGGATAAAAGATGATTGCAAACCGGAACAAGTAATGGCAGTGGCAAATCTGGTGTCCAAGTGCTTGAGCTGGAAAGGAAAGAAACGTCCAAATATGAGAGAAGTTTTTATGGAGTTGGAGAGAATTTGTACTTCTCCAGAGGGTTTACATGAGGTGAAGATGCGGATTGATGAAGAAGgcgaggaagaggaagaagaagaagatgagaataTGATAAACATGGGAGTGCCTTGGAGCGTTAGTGTGACTGCTCCAGCGGTTGGTAATGTGGCTTCACCTTCTTCTGATATTGAACCATTGTTTCCTCGTATTACATGGTGACTCAATCAGGTTAAATTAGtgtttaataaatttgataatCTTGTTATAAGTTAGTTGTAGGGAGACCGTATGTTGTAAGTTTGAGTTTCAACAGAGGATTTAacacattgttttttttcttctgtattttatgtgtgtttgagattatgtatttgtaatttatattcGAGATTTGTAAAATTATTCTTGATGTCAATAAATTTTACTCGTTCAGATAAAAGTTTATGCTACAAATTGCTAATACCTGAAGTTGCTTACAGTTTACAAGACATTAGGGTTTTGGTTGGTAAGTTATACGATTCTAGTGTGGTATAAACAATGATTGTATTACTTTTACAAATTGTCTCTGTATTTTAAGTTGGATCATTATCTATCTAAAGGCTATATACGGTCTATGAGCCGTAGTTTCTTAGTTTTAGTTAACTTTCAAATGTTCTTGTAAGTTGATTTTTTGGTGACTAATGTTCTTGTAAGTTCATAATATGAATGTAACCTTTGCAAGAAGCTGCATGTAAAACTAACCGCAATGAGACTGTTTACTTTAGGCCGTAGAACTCCACACGTTTTGCTCTGCTGCCTCTTACGTGGATTTACCGGTGGAACTCGAGTTCCTCCCCCCACCCTTTTTCCCTATGCATTTGTCTTTTTGAAGTTATACATGTTTGTAGTTGAGATTATGGTATGTTGTGAATTGCACATATAGCTCTCAAGCTGCTTAAAATTTTGTTCTGGTCTGTTTTGATACAACAAGACAATAGGTTCTTGGTGGgtaaataattttgtaaactattttatagttttactttaaatttatcttacataatttaaaatttatggatGGTGTTAGATGTTTTGCAGGAATCTGCATGGACAGAAGTAACTAGTTAATGTGTCGTTGAAAAAGAAGTAAACGAGAAGAAAAAGAGCCTTCCGACATAATTGGTGGGGCCATAATGAAATTAAGACCATTCCTCTGGAAAACTTCATCAGTATCCATTTTATTTAATCATCTAGCCAAGGAGCGAACTCACAGTTGCTTTGAGTAAAGAAACATGAGCCTACGAGATAATACATATTTTGATCTATCTTCTTGATTCTCTGAAGTTGCTGATCCTTTATCTTCCGGTGATGCTGCTTCAAAACCTTGTTTGCGGAGGTGTAAAAATCCTATACCTTTTGGAATTAGAATGCTATTTGGAGAAGTCTTACGAAATCCAATGTTGTAATACCTTAGGTTTCGTAAGCCTTGTCCATATTCTTTCTAATTCCGAATGGATATNNNNNNNNNNNNNNNNNNNNNNNNNNNNNNNNNNNNNNNNNNNNNNNNNNNNNNNNNNNNNNNNNNNNNNNNNNNNNNNNNNNNNNNNNNNNNNNNNNNNTCTCTCCTTTTTTCTGTATTAGTGATGTGATTAGGGGAatagctctgttttttttttcagggagAGGATCCTTTTGGGTAGTCATGTACGCAGAGCAATGGTAATTTCGAGTTCAAAGCAAGCGAATCTCTCTGCTTCGAGGAAACAGAGAATTCAGCTACAGAGTAATAGAGAAAAAAAGGAGCTTACTTTCACTGAGTTCCTTAAACACCCTTCTGGGATGGAGGCTGTGATCAACGCTAAGGCTTTGCAGAGTTATCAGTtagttgatgatgatgaaaataCTTACAGGTTCTTTCTTTAAGCCCTCTTGTTTTCAATCTTCATAGGACACTGCaagtttctctctttttcaGTTTTAGCAAACTTTTGTTTAGCATAAAGGTTCTTTGATGTGTGTTAGGATCTTCATAGCATTATGTTTATGTGTAGCCTCTTAAATTTTAATGTCTCTCAACGTTTAAGCAGGCAACTGTTAATATCTGTAAGCAGAAGTATCTAAGCTAAAGAGTGTGTGTATCTATATATGGAAATATGCTTTTTTATCTGAGGAAGGGAGATGGTAAAAACTTTGTGTTACAGCGCAGATGTACATTGCCAACAATCCAGTTAATGAGCTTTGAAGTTTCTCCAGTACTGGTTTTGAGGGTCATTCCCACACAGGAAGATTGTACAGTCGAGCTACTTTCCTGCAAGGTTAGACTCATCTTCTGATTCTTATCAAGTTATTATCTATCTCTTTACCGACGTATGTTTTTGGTCTTCTGTCTCCTTTGCAGTTGGAGGGATCAGAGTTATTGGAGAGCCAAAGTGAAAGGTTTTCAGGTAACTACTTTCGTCCTAGTAAGCAAAGCAATTGAAAGAACCACTGCAAATCTGAGGtttctaaatgtttttccaTTTCTGGTTTTCCAGCGATTATGACAAATTGTATGACTTGGAACATGGAAGATCCCGAGCCATTTTTGGAGGTTGATGTGAGCTTGAAAGTCACTCTTGAGGTGATGTATTTgcatttcagtttttttttgtttgttcaaaatattattCTCGTGCATTCCTCTGTTATCTGTAGCCTTTGAGAGTGTCATATGCTATTATGGTACTTCTGCAATTCATCATTGTGCTGTGCTATAAACTAGGCTTGTTTTTGTgactaattttttatatctgCTGTTCACAAAAAAACCTCTTTGTTCATGGCAGATCTCAACACGACCATTCACTATGCTTCCAGTATCAGCTGTTGAGGCTCCTGGGAATCTGTAAGTAGACATCATTGTTCACTTTACCCCTCCCTCGCCGTTCTTGGCTCCTCCAAATATTAATTGACCATTGTTATATTTCGATATGCCGATGACAGAGTGATGCAGACACTTGTAGATACATTAGTACCCCTTCTGCTTCAGCAATTACTCAAAGATTACGACGAGTGGATTCAAAAGCAGCAACAAAACTTCTTAAGCTAGTCTTGTGTACCAATGTTGTAAACACAGCTTCTTGATCTATTTACCAGTGTATTCAAATCGAAGATACGGGATTAGTTGTTGTGTTTTAGCCATTGACATACGTGTTAAAAGTGCAGAGGTAAAGCTATTACTGATGAAGTAGAAACATTCATAAGGTCAAAAGAGATTTGGTTCACTTGTAAACTTTTGTCTTTTGTTCGACATAAAAACACAGCACAATGAAATTACATCACTTGATCATCAATCCAAGACTCTTCTCAGTATCCTCTGATCCTAAAGGCCGACCCAGTAGGAACGGCCATTGGTGTTGTGCATTGGAGATGGAGTAGGTGAAGACACAGACCATTCATACCAAACCTGAACCCAAACATCATAGGATCAATAATGGTTCTCAAGACTAACAGACAGTTGTCTATAAATACGAGAATCATTGtggttttaacaaaaaaaaattaccttcgAGGAACCACAACACCTCCAAAAGTGTACTTCTAATGGGAAATCAGGGTGAACCTCCACAGGCTTCCTCAGTGGGAAAAAGATCGGGAACCTGCCAAAAGGAACAtgatattatatttgttttctttttaaggAGAGATCAACGGTTTGATGTCATATTTAAAGATTAAAGCCATTACCAGCTGAACATGTTTGGTGTTGCTGTTGTAGGTTCGATCCCGAGATGTACATCTTTATACAGAACGGAATCAAAATAGCCAGCGAATCCTGTTGAGTTATGTATCAGAACAGATTAGTTTCAGATTATTAGGTAAAATGGagataataattaatattttaactgACAAAAGACTAATCATGTACCATGCACCAAGGCTGATCCAGCGTCGCTTGGTAGATTGAAACTAAGCTTTTTGTAGCGTTGGTTGTTGGCTTTTGTTGAGAGGTTTGGATGAGTAAAGGTGAAAACCTAAGACAGTAGCGATTAAGTAAGATCAAAACAGAAACTTCAAAGAGaataatataaactattaaGCAACCCTGAAGACAGAGAGAGACTCACAGATTGGGAAGGAGCAAGTGTGGCTACACTATGCAGTTTTACGACATAAGGAGTTTCAAAGTGCGCAAGATCTTTATGAGCCTTAACCTGCCAATTAAGTGTAAAAGACTAAGCCGAACCGAAACTTCTTGTGAAAAAGCGTACACAGCAGAAACTAGAAAGACCTACGTCATTGTAAAGCTTCGAAGCTGTTACAGGTTGTATGAAACTTGTATACCTGAAAAGTAGCGAAGACAATACTCGAGTTAAAGTAACATAAGAAGATATGTAATGTCctttaagatttcaaaattgGACTAGCAGCTATTAGAGCATCGTTTTCTTATGAAAATTAGTCTTTAGTAAAGGAGTACACATACGAAGATGGTATTGAAATTCCATCTGGCTTCAGGAACCTCTGGGCTCCATCGAGACACTCAGGAGAGAGTTCATTGTCTCCAAAAGAACCGAGCAGTTCGCTAACCTGAAGAACAGAGGCAAACGAGAATTAGACGAACTTTATAATGTCGGTATGAGTAATAGCTACCAAAGTCTGTGCCTACTGACCAATATATCAGCTTTCTCAGAAGCATTCCAAAAACGCATGTCGCATGATATTATCGTAACGATGCCTTCCCACCCTTCCAGCTTAACCAAGTTCTGAAAGAAAGAATAACAATGCTCTATGAGTTAACTTAAACCTGCTCCGCACATCCTAATGAAACAACGTAAAAACTTAGCCGTGTTTCAATTGACTCGGTTGCTGATAACTCACATGGAGCGTTACAACTGCATTAGGATTCTTCTCGACAGCATAAACTTTCAACTTGCGATTGGTTTCTTCAGCTGCCTGGGATCAAGAAATCAATGAACATTACAGACTAAAAAATGAGTTTCAAATTCTCTTTTGTGATCAGCATGGAGTTGAATCAATACTACCTGCAACGATGCCCTCACAAGGGTCCTCTTCCTGCTCCCACGACCATCAAGACCTACAAACTATGACTTTAGTACTACTGAAGTATTTTAGaagaaccaaaaataaaaacatataaattaaaaggcCACATGTAACACAGGAAAGCAAAACATTGACTGGTGACATACAGTGGTTAACTCGGACGCTTTCTCATCAGGGACCCTGTCCACCAAGGCTTTAGCAACTGCCCTTTGATACTAGCAGCACAGAGATGGACAAAAGTTAGGCATGGCATTAAATTCAACCACACAAAATAGTGTTTTAATGATACTGAGTTGAACAAAACATCCATCCATCGGTATCCTCCCTCCTTCTAACCGAAGCAGAAAGAGAAGAAGGGTAGTGCAGCAATAGAGAGAAGGAAATAAAACTAGCATACCTGGATGTATTTAATAGAGTCTCTCTCAAAAGTCTCATAGGTTTGGGCTTCGAGGTTATCCATCAGAGGCTGTGTTTAAAAAACAGTAGAAGCTCTTTACAGTGAGAACAAAAAGCATTTTCATGAAAAAATATTCTGATGAAACATTATGAATAGACAGAAATCGGTGTTACTTATGAAGAGAGACTAACCTGCAGAGGTGCCTGCAAAAAATCCCTGTAGCCAAGCTGTAAAAGGAAAAAGATAACTATCAGAATTGAGTTTGATTCAGCCTGGTTGCATCTGTGGTGATTAAAAAGCACGAACTGAGACAAAGGATCCAAGAGACCTCTATGCGTTCTTGTTCAGGAAGTGGTTCCATTTTCTGAAACAGATAAGCAGCATAGTCCAAATATGACCGCAGGGGGTGCCTCTGTGTACCTGAGAACCAAAGCATTTGAGAACTTATCAATAGAAAACATGGAACGTCTTTGCTTATAAACGATGAAAACAGAGGATAACAGCTAACTGTTAGCGGACAAAAGAAAATACAGAAAAAAATTACCCTCGGTGTTAGAATCAGAAGCCTTTGGAAGGTTGTGAACAGGCTTTCCAGAAACTACAACCTGCAATTACAAGAACAATGATGAAGAATCCTAGAACGAGAGAAAtagatatatgtttttttcttaatgaaAAGAGGATTCTTATCACAGAATAACAGACTATCAGAAAAACTCAGTACAAAAAGCCAAATCTTGGCACTTAATATTAGTGTTCTACATATTGAAGACTATAGTATATATTACCTGGACAGCATGATCAAAAAATCCTGATATTAGCTTTTGGTGGCGTTTTGACAAGCAAGGATAACCCCGAGCATTTGTTAAGAACGACTGCAAACCCAAATTAGAAGCATTTTGTGAGTAAAAATCGAGTTTATAACGATGTAGTAATGTACTCTCCCATCCAGTAACAATCGAGGCACTTACATCAGTTCTTATTATGGCTGCCCTGACAGACTCTCCCATCCAGCGTCCAAGCGATGTTTCAGGGGGTAGTGTACtcctatataaaaaaaaaatacatggtGTTATGTTTACGGAGGGGGAAATAAACTGAGTCCCACATTAACTAAAAGAAATCAGGAGTCTCTCTCAACTCACATAACATCAAGAGCAACAGACAGCTTACTGTCATGCTCACAAAGAAGACGAAAGGAGTTCCACAGTTCCCAGGAATCAGTCTGCACGGAAGCGAGTATATATTAAAACCACACTGacataacaaacaaacaaaaaagggaGAAGCCAACAAAACAACATGAACTGCTaagaaaaaatcatttataatgtaTAGGTTTGTAAGGCCTATAAACACAAGCAGCCTTAAAAATCTGAGACGGCACAAAAATAGGAACAATCTAAAGTGTACATCAACTTTGAGTCAGACGTCTTACCAGACCCTCTGAGGTATCACCATCAGACTTCACCAGCGGAACCCTCAGCCATAACTTCATAGCGGAATGACatttaaacaaaacagaagaaaGTTAGAGATTGATTGAAAGAAAACATTAATCTCAATAAAAACAAACTTGACAGAAAGCAAGAAACTTAGTAAACCACCTGCAAGTTAGTCAGCCCTTGTAAGACCTGGTTCACACATCTGGCATAATTGGCACACGAGGTCCCTTTAGGAGTAGGTAGAAGGCATGCCTGCAAGAAAATAACAAACATTAGCAAGAACCAATTCATCCTCAAGCATCAACAATCAAAAGCATCCTAAGCACCTGTAAGGAGAGATGTGTAGCCCAAGCTATCTCTTGCTTCAATGTGGTCTCTGAATCCATTCGCAAGACCTCATCTTCAGAATCCAAGTCAATCCAAGAACTAATTTTTCCTAAAGAACAAAACATTATTAACCATTAAATCAAAACCCCATCATTCACAAGAGAACATACAGAGGATAGAAACAAACCAACGACATGACTGCTCCACTGAGTAGGCGACAAGACTAAGTCAGAGCCAGAGACTGGTAGAACCTTAGTATCCAAACCCTTTCCTTCCACCAAGCTCGGCCTATACGAAGGGTTCATCTGCGTTCAACAACAACATTCCATTagagagacaaaaaaaacactGAATCCGAAATTTCTAAAAATCGAAATAAAAAACGAACCAGAGGAGCAAGGACGTAGTCAAACCCGCCGGTGGAGATGTTGAAGGAGAGAAGAGACGGAACATCGTCGGAGAAATCAGTCTCGACGCCGCAGTACCTGGACTCGCTCCTTTCCCATCCTCCTCTCTCTCCGAGCGGCATCTCTTTTTCTCTACTATGGAGCAAGCAAAGGAGTGACGGAATGGCGCAGATGAAAGTGTTGAATGTTTCTTTAGACAGAACCAATGACGAGACGACGACCAAAGACAGAAGGGTTTAATGAAGGGTTTCATTACAGATGTTTCAGTTTATGTTTATTGGGCTTTCTGTTATGCTAATTGTTGGCCCGTTTAAGCCGTGATGACaccaaataaaatgaataattcataaattctttttttttccgt
It encodes:
- the LOC108849959 gene encoding LOW QUALITY PROTEIN: wall-associated receptor kinase-like 18 (The sequence of the model RefSeq protein was modified relative to this genomic sequence to represent the inferred CDS: inserted 1 base in 1 codon; deleted 2 bases in 2 codons; substituted 1 base at 1 genomic stop codon) gives rise to the protein MISCSLLLVLFKLLYSAVLTASSPCKSHCGGVEIPYPFGIGEGCYLEKSYEIECTNKNSSGKLVPFLSAVGKEVVNISLPAADNYFTSESGGLVYSLSYGSVRVKTMITSTECLNRGKESTESIMNFTGSPFFIDDTNNLIAVGCNAKVSLTHIKPNMVGCELVCNTSKDQPSNNIPFLDKSGCASEKLSYTTYQEDCTGNKPEATACDGNGCCQVNRLPNNDPQQAIGIRIESNDINSTAAREEHCRVAFIADEVYTLSNATKPRQLFGKYATFTLRWVIQTKNHSFMSSLPCNNTKHYRHSSYLVGPERKCICDQSTISEITYAHCACKKGFTGNAYISGGCQDVNECKVIPYACGERNSCVNTQGDYHCVADKKKTILIGVGSGFGVLVLVGGVWWLXKFIIKRRITKRKKKFFKRNGGLLLQQELNTEEGNVEKTRIFSSRELEKATENFSQNRVLGHGGQGTVYKGMLLDGRTVAVKKSIVIDEDKLQEFINEVVILSQINHRHIVKLLGCCLETEIPMLVYEFIINGNLFQHIHEESEGYTMVWGMRLRIAVDVAXALSYLHSSASSPIYHRDIKSSNILLDEKYRAKVADFGTSRSVTIDQTHWTTVVSGTVGYVDPEYYRSSQYTEKSDVYSFGVVLAELITGDKPVITVENTREIISLAEHFRLAMKEKRFSDIIDARIKDDCKPEQVMAVANLVSKCLSWKGKKRPNMREVFMELERICTSPEGLHEVKMRIDEEGEEEEEEEDENMINMGVPWSVSVTAPAVGNVASPSSDIEPLFPRITW
- the LOC108855734 gene encoding uncharacterized protein LOC108855734, with translation MNIGIHNGWRASVTSEDPRRRKLLDLLGSYPNAIPRERILLGSHVRRAMVISSSKQANLSASRKQRIQLQSNREKKELTFTEFLKHPSGMEAVINAKALQSYQLVDDDENTYRCTLPTIQLMSFEVSPVLVLRVIPTQEDCTVELLSCKLEGSELLESQSERFSAIMTNCMTWNMEDPEPFLEVDVSLKVTLEISTRPFTMLPVSAVEAPGNLVMQTLVDTLVPLLLQQLLKDYDEWIQKQQQNFLS
- the LOC108855733 gene encoding LOW QUALITY PROTEIN: protein arginine N-methyltransferase 1.5 (The sequence of the model RefSeq protein was modified relative to this genomic sequence to represent the inferred CDS: substituted 2 bases at 2 genomic stop codons); translated protein: MPLGERGGWERSESRYCGVETDFSDDVPSLLSFNISTGGFDYVLAPLMNPSYRPSLVEGKGLDTKVLPVSGSDLVLSPTQWSSHVVGKISSWIDLDSEDEVLRMDSETTLKQEIAWATHLSLQACLLPTPKGTSCANYARCVNQVLQGLTNLQLWLRVPLVKSDGDTSEGLTDSWELWNSFRLLCEHDSKLSVALDVMSTLPPETSLGRWMGESVRAAIIRTDSFLTNARGYPCLSKRHQKLISGFFDHAVQVVVSGKPVHNLPKASDSNTEGTQRHPLRSYLDYAAYLFQKMEPLPEQERIELGYRDFLQAPLQPLMDNLEAQTYETFERDSIKYIQYQRAVAKALVDRVPDEKASELTTVLMVVGAGRGPFLXCSLISXSQAAEETNRKLKVYAVEKNPNAVVTLHNLVKLEGWEGIVTIISCDMRFWNASEKADILVSELLGSFGDNELSPECLDGAQRFLKPDGISIPSSYTSFIQPVTASKLYNDVKAHKDLAHFETPYVVKLHSVATLAPSQSVFTFTHPNLSTKANNQRYKKLSFNLPSDAGSALVHGFAGYFDSVLYKDVHLGIEPTTATPNMFSWFPIFFPLRKPVEVHPDFPLEVHFWRCCGSSKVWYEWSVSSPTPSPMHNTNGRSYWVGL